A genomic stretch from Saccharomyces paradoxus chromosome XVI, complete sequence includes:
- the CDC60 gene encoding leucine--tRNA ligase CDC60 (Cytosolic leucyl tRNA synthetase~similar to YPL160W), which translates to MSSGLVLENTARRDALIAIEKKYQKIWAEEHQFEIDAPSIEDEPITMDSEELHRKYPKFMSSMAYPYMNGVMHAGHCFTLSKVEFSIGFERMNGKRALFPLGFHCTGMPILACADKLKREAELFGKNFDNVPAEEEETKEETPAEKDHEDVTKFKAKKSKAAAKKGRGKYQFEIMLQLGIPREEIIKFADAKYWLTYFPPLCESDCTSLGARIDWRRSFVTTDANPYYDAFIRWQMNKLKAAGKIKFGERYTIYSEKDGQACMDHDRQSGEGVTPQEYIGVKIEALEFADDAAKIIDSSSDLDKSKKFYFVAATLRPETMYGQTCCFVSPTIEYGIFDTGDSYFITTERAFKNMSYQKLTPKRGFYKPVVTVPGKAFIGTKIHAPQSVYPELRILPMETVIATKGTGVVTCVPSNSPDDYITTKDLLHKPEYYGIKPEWIDHEIVPIMRTEKYGDLTAKAIVEEKKIQSPKDKNLLAEAKKIAYKEDYYTGTMIYGPYKGEKVEQAKNKVKADMIAAGEAFVYNEPESQVMSRSGDDCIVSLEDQWYVDYGEESWKKQAIECLEGMQLFAPEVKNAFEGVLDWLKNWAVCRTYGLGTRLPWDEKYLVESLSDSTIYQSFYTIAHLLFKDYYGNEIGPLGISADQMTDEVFDYIFQHQDDVKNTDIPLPALQKLRREFEYFYPLDVSISGKDLIPNHLTFFIYTHVALFPKKFWPKGIRANGHLMLNNSKMSKSTGNFMTLEQTVEKFGADAARIAFADAGDTVEDANFDESNANAAILRLFNLKEWAEEISKESSNLRTGEITDFFDVAFEQEMNALVEKTYEQYALTNYKNALKYGLFDFQAARDYYREASGVMHRDLITRYIETQALLLAPIAPHFAEYIYREVLGKQISVQNAKFPRASKPVDKGVLAALDYLRNLQRSIREGEGQALKKKKGKSAEIDASKPVKLTLLISESFPEWQSQCVEIVRKLFAEHTLDDNKKIREHVEPKEMKRAMPFISLLKQRLTNEKPEDVFERELQFNEIDTVKAAAKNVEKAAQALKIAEFSAISFPYGAKTGKDIFTGEEVEIPPVTKIVENAVPGNPGVVFQNI; encoded by the coding sequence ATGTCTTCTGGTTTGGTCTTAGAAAATACGGCACGTAGAGATGCGTTAATCGCCATCGAAAAGAAGTACCAGAAAATATGGGCTGAAGAGCATCAATTTGAAATCGATGCTCCATCAATTGAAGATGAGCCCATAACAATGGACTCTGAAGAGTTACATCGCAAGTATCCCAAATTCATGTCGTCTATGGCCTATCCGTATATGAACGGTGTTATGCACGCCGGTCATTGCTTTACTCTTTCTAAAGTCGAATTTTCTATTGgttttgaaagaatgaaCGGTAAAAGAGCTTTGTTTCCATTGGGTTTTCACTGTACAGGTATGCCGATCTTAGCCTGTGCTGATAAACTAAAGAGGGAAGCCGAACTATTCGGCAAGAACTTCGACAATGTACcagcagaagaagaagaaactaaagaagaaaccCCGGCTGAGAAAGACCACGAGGATGTTACCAAATTCAAGGCTAAAAAATCTAAAGCCGCAGCCAAGAAGGGCCGTGGTAAATACCAATTCGAGATCATGTTACAGCTTGGTATCCCTAGAGAAGAAATCATTAAGTTTGCCGATGCCAAGTACTGGTTGACTTATTTCCCTCCGTTGTGTGAAAGTGATTGTACCTCACTTGGGGCTCGTATCGACTGGAGACGTTCTTTTGTCACCACCGATGCTAATCCTTATTATGATGCCTTTATTAGATGGCAGATGAACAAGTTAAAGGCCGCTGGTAAGATCAAATTTGGTGAACGTTATACTATCTATTCTGAAAAAGATGGTCAAGCCTGTATGGATCACGATAGACAATCCGGTGAGGGTGTCACACCACAAGAATATATTGGTGTTAAAATTGAAGCTTTGGAGTTTGCCGACGATGCCGCAAAAATCATTGATTCAAGCTCAGATCTTGACAAATCTAAAAAGTTCTACTTCGTCGCTGCCACCTTGAGACCAGAAACCATGTACGGCCAAACATGTTGTTTTGTTTCTCCAACGATTGAGTACGGTATATTTGATACTGGTGATTCTTACTTTATCACTACTGAACGTGCATTCAAAAACATGTCATACCAAAAGTTAACGCCGAAGAGAGGCTTCTACAAGCCGGTAGTTACTGTCCCAGGTAAGGCATTCATTGGTACCAAAATTCATGCTCCACAATCCGTATATCCTGAACTAAGAATACTGCCTATGGAAACTGTCATCGCTACCAAGGGTACCGGTGTAGTCACGTGTGTTCCATCTAACTCACCAGATGATTACATTACTACCAAGGACTTGTTGCACAAACCTGAATATTACGGCATCAAACCTGAATGGATTGACCATGAAATTGTTCCAATTATGCGTACCGAAAAGTATGGTGATTTGACTGCGAAGGCTATTGttgaagagaagaaaattcaatCTCCGAAGGATAAGAATTTGTTAGCggaagccaaaaaaattgcttaCAAGGAAGATTACTACACTGGTACTATGATATATGGCCCTTATAAAGGTGAGAAGGTCGAACAGGCCAAAAACAAGGTTAAGGCTGACATGATTGCAGCAGGTGAAGCTTTTGTCTACAATGAACCAGAATCTCAAGTTATGTCACGTTCTGGTGACGATTGTattgtttctttggaaGACCAATGGTACGTTGATTATGGTGAAGAAAGTTGGAAGAAACAAGCGATTGAATGTTTGGAAGGGATGCAATTATTTGCTCCTGAGGTGAAAAACGCATTTGAAGGTGTTTTGGATTGGCTAAAAAACTGGGCTGTTTGCCGTACATACGGTTTAGGTACTAGATTACCTTGGGATGAAAAGTATTTAGTTGAATCTTTATCAGACTCAACTATTTACCAATCATTCTATACTATTGCTCACTTACTATTTAAGGATTACTATGGTAACGAGATTGGACCATTGGGCATTTCAGCTGATCAAATGACAGACGAGGTCTTCGATTATATATTCCAACACCAAGATGACGTCAAGAACACCGATATTCCTTTACCTGCTCTGCAAAAGTTGAGGAGAGAATTTGAGTACTTCTACCCATTGGATGTCTCAATTTCTGGGAAGGATTTGATCCCTAACCATTtaactttcttcatctaCACACACGTTGCATTATTCCCAAAGAAATTCTGGCCTAAGGGCATCAGAGCTAATGGTCATTTGATGTTGAACAACTCTAAAATGTCCAAATCTACTGGTAATTTTATGACTTTAGAGCAAACTGTTGAAAAGTTCGGTGCTGACGCAGCTCGTATTGCGTTTGCCGATGCGGGAGATACTGTTGAAGATgcaaattttgatgaatCTAACGCTAATGCTGCTATTCTGAGATTATTCAATTTGAAGGAGTGGGCCGAAGAAATCTCCAAGGAATCTTCTAATTTGAGAACTGGAGAGATCACCgatttctttgatgtcGCGTTTGAACAGGAAATGAACGCTCTGGTTGAAAAGACCTACGAACAATACGCATTAACTAACTACAAGAATGCTTTAAAATACGGTCTTTTCGATTTCCAAGCTGCTAGAGATTACTATCGTGAAGCTAGTGGTGTAATGCATAGAGACTTAATTACCCGTTATATCGAAACACAAGCCTTATTGCTGGCTCCAATTGCGCCTCATTTCGCTGAGTACATTTACCGTGAAGTTCTGGGTAAACAGATCTCTGTACAAAATGCCAAATTTCCACGTGCATCCAAACCAGTAGACAAGGGTGTTTTGGCTGCTTTAGATTACTTAAGAAACCTACAAAGAAGCATAAGAGAAGGCGAAGGCCAAGCtctaaaaaagaagaagggcAAGTCTGCCGAAATCGATGCATCCAAACCTGTTAAGTTGACCTTATTAATTTCTGAATCATTCCCAGAATGGCAATCACAATGTGTTGAAATTGTCCGTAAACTATTCGCCGAACACACTTTAGATGACAATAAAAAGATCAGAGAGCATGTTGAACCTAAGGAAATGAAGAGAGCTATGCCATTCATTTCTTTGCTAAAACAACGTTTAACTAACGAAAAGCCAGAGGATGTGTTTGAAAGAGAGTTACAATTCAATGAAATCGACACTGTCAAGGCTGCTGCAAAGAATGTTGAAAAGGCTGCACAAGCTTTGAAGATTGCTGAATTTAGTGCAATTTCTTTCCCATATGGCGCCAAAACCGGTAAGGATATTTTTACtggtgaagaagttgaaattcCACCTGTAACAAAGATTGTTGAAAATGCTGTTCCAGGTAATCCGGGCgttgttttccaaaacatTTAA
- the PET20 gene encoding Pet20p (Mitochondrial protein~similar to YPL159C), translating to MLKLARPFVSPLSRHNVISSGIALTSRRFQSSFTFLNNQSLLSKNQMKSKRKKGSKKAAYHRQPPEQEHTAPLIKQSKPITKKEPNDIRDSHLRKKRRDFSSLPRVPSTSHLKQSDMSTNVLYSGYRPLFINPNDPKLKEDTGSTLYEFAMKLEDLNEPLSPWISSATGLEFFSEWENIPSELLKNLKPFHPPKEKLMNTDELVHVNAKRNTLVDSEISETLQRKMDELSKRRGKGRKKSVVTLLQMKKKLEG from the coding sequence ATGTTGAAGCTAGCTCGTCCATTTGTCTCGCCTTTATCAAGGCACAATGTCATTTCTTCGGGAATAGCTCTCACTTCCAGAAGATTTCAATCTTCGTTTACATTCTTAAATAACCAGTCTCTACTCTCTAAAAATCAAATGAAATctaaaaggaaaaagggAAGTAAAAAGGCAGCATACCATCGTCAACCCCCAGAACAGGAACATACTGCACCTCTTATAAAGCAAAGCAAGCCAATCACTAAGAAAGAACCTAACGATATAAGAGATTCACAtctaagaaagaaaagaagggaTTTTTCTTCGCTACCAAGAGTTCCATCTACCTCACATTTAAAGCAGAGTGACATGAGCACAAACGTACTCTATTCTGGATATAGGCCCCTGTTCATTAATCCCAATGACCCGAAGCTAAAGGAGGATACTGGAAGTACGTTATACGAATTTGCGATGAAGCTAGAAGATTTGAATGAACCCTTATCGCCATGGATTTCCTCTGCTACCGGCCTGGAATTCTTTTCTGAGTGGGAGAACATACCTAGTGAGctactgaaaaatttgaaaccTTTTCATCCACCTAAGGAAAAGTTAATGAACACAGATGAGCTTGTTCACGTAAATGCTAAGAGAAATACACTAGTTGACAGTGAAATAAGTGAGACGCTTCAGAGGAAAATGGATgaactttcaaaaagaagaggcaAGGGGAGAAAAAAGTCAGTAGTGACGTTGCtccaaatgaaaaaaaaacttgaagGGTGA
- the AIM44 gene encoding Aim44p (Protein that regulates Cdc42p and Rho1p~similar to YPL158C), whose translation MIIRTPIRTKTKSFRGDQMDFKFPSNESLPRGTLEEYHLNNHHLLNDVFAAENGVSRDEDVNSQILSDYTSTSNTNTNSGYSSNGYYSFANISDNTTSSPRIVVNQNEAANRLTSSDSNKSDYFASHDSQGNDPIHYSSSSVVKNQLHSMEVIPEGNVTGSISTAFQTIPTADNVSYDIAPSSASSLPSKKSTSKSDILLSTQEAKAVTKSNSKKYIKAIEPKGNLVPKPKKKLNRVPTIKRIESSRSSNLRYSSSISSKSSSASCSLKRSKAVRCKGGLLYYFISLGIKIKKKLRKLRLVIRKKLFSYNDQKVASTTNSKKTRSKGKINSKLKKRGPNLTDSNTSSTPRQKRAQRYVSNLQRSISSKSLVPVLAPQKKTKPLTVDTKFEAKPPPSEDSKVGSNTPRSPLVSYTPSLRRTNSSIRRAASILTASATMTPVNNRNSFISVPDTVNHAVTRNSSTYSRSRLVRSKPSTALNAIARQPSIVVENKVIPLSMNRYSIKEEDEYVIDTSSMRELSPVNSVSSSDYDRDSSDSYSNYADAMETTEANSKNRAESGNEIQSLNAKNEDFSNEEGYNLMKHYLSTVIAQRIMLRVQIARMQNPKSNVVYMNRSAETNSTIYEDLVDSLLTEYEADGSFSQIFDGAKIRVEEDEEDDEDEEEDEEEDDDEEEEDKEEEKRKEEEGRNLEDEVSELAELSSMSKQRDLSITFKSPFAMLNSAYSSSIISLPTGAVKRSLTLPVGMKI comes from the coding sequence ATGATTATCAGAACTCCAATAAGAACAAAAACTAAGTCGTTTAGAGGCGACCAAATGGATTTCAAATTTCCATCTAACGAAAGCTTACCAAGGGGAACGTTAGAAGAGTATCATTTGAACaatcatcatcttttgaATGATGTTTTTGCCGCAGAAAATGGTGTTTCTCGCGATGAAGATGTAAACTCTCAGATATTATCGGACTATACGTCTACGTCCAATACAAATACAAATTCTGGTTATTCATCGAATGGATATTATTCCTTTGCTAATATTTCCGACAACACTACGTCTTCACCACGTATTGTTGTCAACCAAAATGAAGCCGCTAATAGATTAACATCCTCAGACTCAAACAAAAGTGACTATTTCGCTTCACATGATTCCCAAGGAAATGACCCTATACATTATAGCAGCTCAAGTGTAGTAAAAAACCAATTACATTCAATGGAAGTTATTCCAGAGGGAAACGTAACTGGCTCAATATCAACGGCCTTCCAGACTATTCCAACAGCAGATAATGTTTCCTACGATATCGCACCATCATCAGCATCCTCGTTACCTTCAAAGAAATCGACATCTAAAAGCGATATTTTATTGTCGACGCAAGAAGCCAAAGCCGTAACcaaatcaaattcaaaaaaatatataaaagcTATCGAACCAAAAGGTAACCTGGTACCGAAACctaaaaaaaagctaaacAGAGTTCCTACCATAAAACGAATTGAGTCTTCAAGGTCTTCCAATCTTAGATATAGTTCAAGTATCAGCAGTAAATCAAGTAGTGCCAGTTGTTCTCTAAAACGATCAAAGGCAGTTAGATGCAAAGGCGGGCTCTTGTAttatttcatttcattGGGAAttaagataaaaaaaaagctacGCAAGCTACGGCTAGTcataaggaaaaaactgTTCTCATACAATGACCAAAAAGTGGCTTCCACTACGAATTCCAAAAAAACTAGatccaaaggaaaaattaacAGcaagttaaaaaaaagagggcCAAATTTAACCGACAGTAATACCAGCTCTACTCCGCGTCAGAAAAGAGCGCAGAGATACGTATCCAATTTACAAAGatcaatatcatcaaagTCTTTGGTACCTGTATTGGCTCCACAGAAAAAGACTAAACCATTGACAGTTGATACGAAATTTGAAGCAAAGCCGCCTCCATCTGAGGATTCCAAAGTTGGATCAAACACGCCAAGAAGTCCTTTGGTAAGTTACACACCATCATTAAGGAGGACAAATTCTTCTATTAGAAGGGCTGCATCTATCCTAACTGCATCTGCTACTATGACACCAGTGAATAACAgaaattctttcatttctgtACCAGATACTGTTAATCATGCCGTTACTCGCAACAGCAGCACCTACTCGAGATCAAGATTGGTAAGGTCAAAACCATCGACGGCCCTAAATGCTATTGCCAGACAGCCGTCAATCGTGGtagaaaataaagttattCCGTTATCCATGAATCGATATTCCATtaaagaggaagatgaatATGTCATTGACACAAGTTCCATGAGAGAATTATCTCCCGTTAATAGCGTTTCCTCATCCGATTATGACAGAGACTCATCTGATAGCTATTCTAATTATGCGGATGCAATGGAAACAACGGAAGCAAATAGTAAAAACAGGGCTGAAAGCGGCAATGAAATCCAAAGTTTGAACGCAAAAAATGaggatttttcaaatgaagAGGGGTACAATTTGATGAAGCATTATTTAAGTACAGTCATTGCTCAAAGGATAATGCTCAGGGTGCAAATTGCTCGTATGCAGAATCCTAAGAGCAATGTTGTTTATATGAATAGATCAGCAGAAACAAACTCAACTATCTATGAAGATCTCGTCGATTCTCTATTGACTGAGTATGAGGCAGACGGTAGTTTCTCTCAAATATTTGATGGCGCCAAAATCAGAGTTGAggaggatgaagaagatgatgaggatgaagaagaagatgaggaagaagatgatgatgaagaagaagaggacaaggaagaagaaaaaagaaaggaagaggaagGAAGAAACTTGGAAGACGAGGTAAGTGAGTTAGCGGAATTAAGCTCAATGAGTAAACAAAGGGATTTAAGTATTACTTTTAAATCTCCGTTTGCTATGCTAAATTCGGCCTACTCGAGCAGCATTATATCACTACCCACAGGTGCGGTCAAGAGGTCGCTGACTCTTCCCGTTGGtatgaaaatataa
- the TGS1 gene encoding RNA methyltransferase (Trimethyl guanosine synthase, conserved nucleolar methyl transferase~similar to YPL157W) has translation MGKTFIHASRIRHAARKKKRHSKFKTLIKLLDNNAYKIESSKPLKNGKLFKYWKNRRRLFSKIDSSSIYMTDELWFSVTPERIARFLANFVKACMPSAERILDVFCGGGGNTIQFAMQFPYVYGVDYSIEHIYCTAKNAQSYGVDDRIWLKRGSWKKLVSKQKLSKIKYDCVFGSPPWGGPEYLKNDVYDLEQHLKPMGITKMLKSFLKLSPNVIMFLPRNSDLNQLSRATRKVLGPFAKCKVLYVKENGYMKGIFCMWGECFFNYEPASAENNQVEPSGNEEPSSENEGLSRGKKHEPTIVNRDNSVDIYDLNG, from the coding sequence ATGGGAAAAACATTTATTCATGCTTCGAGAATAAGACATGCAGCACGCAAAAAAAAGCGCCATTCCAAGTTTAAAACTCTCATAAAGTTACTGGACAATAATGCCTACAAGATAGAATCATCAAAACCGTTAAAAAATGGTaagcttttcaaatattggAAGAATAGGCGTCGattgttttcaaagataGATTCCTCATCAATATACATGACTGATGAACTATGGTTCAGTGTAACGCCTGAAAGAATTGCCCGTTTCTTGGCAAATTTTGTTAAAGCATGCATGCCAAGTGCTGAAAGAATATTGGATGTTTTCTGTGGTGGAGGTGGTAATACCATACAATTTGCCATGCAGTTCCCTTACGTATATGGGGTGGACTATAGTATTGAACACATATATTGTACTGCGAAGAATGCCCAAAGCTACGGTGTAGATGATAGAATATGGCTGAAGCGGGGTTCCTGGAAAAAACTAGTCTCTAAGCagaaactttcaaaaataaagtacGACTGTGTATTTGGATCACCCCCATGGGGTGGGCCAGAGTACTTAAAAAATGATGTGTATGATTTAGAGCAGCATCTAAAGCCCATGGGGATTACCAAGATGTTGAAAAGCTTTCTTAAATTAAGCCCTAATGTAATTATGTTTTTACCAAGGAACTCTGACCTGAACCAGCTTTCTCGAGCTACGAGGAAAGTACTAGGCCCATTTGCCAAATGCAAAGTATTATATGTCAAGGAAAATGGTTATATGAAAGGAATATTTTGTATGTGGGGAGAATGCTTTTTTAACTATGAACCAGCAAGTGCAGAAAATAATCAAGTGGAACCGTCTGGAAATGAAGAGCCGAGTTCTGAAAACGAAGGGCTCTCGAGGGGAAAAAAGCATGAGCCCACAATAGTGAACAGAGATAATAGTGTAGATATTTACGACTTAAATGGCTGA
- the PRM4 gene encoding pheromone-regulated protein PRM4 (Pheromone-regulated protein proposed to be involved in mating~similar to YPL156C), producing MIADSSALKKRTSTKRSTRIISLTLVLLGIVSFLVLTWNDSLEFYSNAAALNENSKNNKEESEKKFVYKLPNLLKTADNFLSKENELNFLKVKEEISHIQSEVEVDIPAPSSKVTSTFSPTSFHTGDILARITTTTISPQSSSLIMQKNCDHKRFDPKTNFLDIIRTSPAVLLIKSSQTDSIFLKNLLQREFEISPELAIVDLEKHSHGYELEKYIKQNKLSIDPSAPLESIQSPYLFLNGISVINNGMVRDIIEPHSKGLLLSILKSEARGNLLVEKKDIPSNS from the coding sequence atgatcGCGGATTCGTCAGCTTTGAAAAAGCGCACATCAACTAAGAGAAGCACAAGAATAATATCCCTGACACTCGTTTTACTTGGGATAGTCAGCTTCTTAGTACTTACATGGAATGATTCCTTGGAATTCTATAGCAATGCTGCCGCCCTTAACGAAAAcagcaaaaataataaagaagaaagcgaaaagaaatttgttTACAAGCTACCAAACTTATTGAAAACAGCGGACAATTTTCTAAGTAAGGAAAATGAgctgaattttttaaaagtcaaagaagaaatttcacATATTCAAAGCGAGGTTGAAGTCGATATCCCAGCGCCTTCATCTAAGGTTACGTCAACATTTTCACCTACATCGTTCCATACTGGTGATATTTTGGCAAGGATTACCACCACAACAATATCTCCGCAGTCATCTTCTCTTATCATGCAGAAAAACTGCGATCACAAGAGATTCGATCCtaaaacaaattttctagATATAATAAGAACCTCCCCAGCAGTATTGCTCATCAAATCTTCACAAACGGActctattttcttgaaaaaccTACTACAAAGAGAATTTGAGATTTCACCCGAATTGGCTATTGTCGATTTGGAAAAACACTCTCATGGCTATGAATTAGAAAAGTAtatcaaacaaaataaactaAGCATTGATCCTAGTGCTCCCTTGGAATCCATCCAGTCGCCTTATCTATTTTTGAATGGTATTTCCGTGATAAATAATGGAATGGTGAGAGACATAATTGAACCTCATTCGAAGGGTTTGCTACTATCTATTCTGAAGTCTGAGGCGCGCGGTAACTTGCtggtagaaaaaaaagacatcCCTTCTAATTCATGA